Genomic window ([Eubacterium] hominis):
ATTCTTCAATATTTAAACGTTTCAGCCATTTCTTTAAATTTGCTTTTGCCTCATTTTTAGATAAGCCACGCAAAGCTGCTAAATATAATAATTGTTCATCAACACGTTTCTTGGGATACAAGCCTCGTTCTTCTGGTAAATATCCTATTTTATAATCACTTGCTTTAAATGGTTTGCCATCTATTGTAATGCTTCCTTCATTTGCTTTGAATACATCCATCAATATTCGTATAGTAGTTGTTTTTCCAGCTCCATTTCTTCCTAATAACCCTAAGGCTTTTCCAGAAGAAATAGAGAAGGAAACACCATGAAGCACTTCGTTGCCATCAAAGCTTTTTTTCAACCCATTCGCTTCTAAAATCATGTAATCCCTCCGCTTTCTTGGTCCTATTATAATCTAGTTACCCTATATTAGCAATAAAAACCGCTATATAGTAAATTTATATAGCGGCATTCTTATCATATTACTGTTATTATTCTTGATATGCTCCATTCTCGTACACATAATAATTATTACTATTCACACTTTTCAATAACATAAAACGATTCTGGAAATCTGTTGCATATAACTTATCTCCCACAGCACCATTGCCTGTGAAATTCTGTTTTGCGACAAGGAATACTTCTTTGATTTCTCCTACTTCCTTAAAATAATCTAAAACTTCCACGGGCCCATAATCATTAAAATACATCATATTCTGATATACAAAATGTGGCGCAGGCATTCCTTCATTTTCTTCCTGATCAAGCTCTTTTACTTCTTCAGATAATTCCATTTCTGTCAGGTATTTAAACACATGAATTGTATCTTTTGTCTTTAGATATAACGTTTGATGATTTTCATATAAATCACTTCCCAGATAGCTTTTTAAATCTGATGTGCCACTGTATTCCTTCTCAGGAAAATAATTCTCTTTTGCGACAGATTTTAGTGTGCCTACTTTTTCTCCTTCCACATGATTTGTTTTATCCTTCATTTCCCAATAGATATGATCCTTGTAGTAAATGCCACTTGGCATTTTTAATTCTTTAATATCTGGATAAAATGCGTATTCTTTATGTTTTTCAGCACATGAACTTAGTGATAATGTAAGTAAACATGCTATGATGATTTTTATAACTTTCATATCATACTGCCTCCCTTTTCCTATCACTATTATACATCACTTCCACCACAAAGAAATAGAACAAGCCTTCCTTACTTTTCATCATCTATAAAAAATATGATGCGTATTTAATTTCTTACGCACCATATTTATAATTACAGAATTTCTCCATTACTTTCGATTACTTTTTTATACCAATCAAAGGAATCTTTACGACTTCGTGTTAAGGAACCGTTTCCTTCATCATCCATATCAACATATACAAAGCCATAACGTTTTTTCATTTCCCCTGTTCCTGCGGAAACTAAGTCAATGCATCCCCATGGTGTATAACCCATCAAATCTACACCATCGATTTCCACTGCTTTTTTCATCTCTATGATATGATCTCTTAGATAAGATATACGATAATCATCATGGATACTGCCATCAGCTTCTATATGATCTTCTGCGCCTAAGCCATTCTCTACGATAAACAATGGTTTTTGATAACGATCCCACAAGATATTCAAAGAGATTCGTAAGCCTTTTGGATCGATTGGCCATTTCCACTCACTTTCTTGTAGATAAGGATTTTGCGCAAGCTTGATACCATTGCCTAATGTTTCTTTCGCATCAGAACGTGTTGTAATGACACCAGAATTATAGTAGCTGAATCCAATGTAATCAACACAACCTTGTTTCAGAATTTCATCATCGCCTTCTTCTTTCTTTATATGAATTGATTGATTTTCTAACTTCTTCAAGATATATGATGGATAATAACCACGGCATTGTACATCCGCAAAGAAATATTTCAGGTTTCTTGATACTAAGATTTCCTGTTCCACATCACATGGATTACATGTTTCAGGATATGTTAAAATATGTGCTAACATCATACCAATTTGGTTGTTTTCATCAATTTCATGTCCCAGTTTTACAGCTTTTGCGCTAGCGATAAAGATATGATGAATTGCCTGATAGTATTTCTGTTGATCCATTTCATGAACACCTAAGGTATCATAACCTCTTAATAAATTGATTTCATTAAAGGTCATCCAGTATTTAACTTTTCCTTTGTATCGCTCAAATATTGTACGACAATAATTTAAGAAACAGTCAATTGTGGAACGGCTCAGCCATCCATCATACTGCTCAGAAAGGTATAGTGGCATATCAAAATGGTTGATGGTGACAACTGGCTCAATTCCATATTTTAAACACTCATCAAATACCTGATCATAAAATGCTAATCCTTCTTCATTTGGCTGTTCCTCAATACCTTTTGGATATATTCTTGTCCAACTGATAGACATGCGGAAACATTTAAACCCCATTTCCGCAAGCAATTGAATATCTTCTTTATAATGGTGATAAAAATCTACCGCACGATGACTTGGATAATACATCGCATCATCTAAAACTGCTTTGTAGCCTTTTGGAATGTAATCAGAGCCATGAAGGTAAACAATTTGATTATGTTCATCTAAAA
Coding sequences:
- a CDS encoding family 1 glycosylhydrolase — its product is MFKKDFLWGGATAANQFEGGYQEGGRGLATSDTKTNGSLTRKRKHSFLDEHNQIVYLHGSDYIPKGYKAVLDDAMYYPSHRAVDFYHHYKEDIQLLAEMGFKCFRMSISWTRIYPKGIEEQPNEEGLAFYDQVFDECLKYGIEPVVTINHFDMPLYLSEQYDGWLSRSTIDCFLNYCRTIFERYKGKVKYWMTFNEINLLRGYDTLGVHEMDQQKYYQAIHHIFIASAKAVKLGHEIDENNQIGMMLAHILTYPETCNPCDVEQEILVSRNLKYFFADVQCRGYYPSYILKKLENQSIHIKKEEGDDEILKQGCVDYIGFSYYNSGVITTRSDAKETLGNGIKLAQNPYLQESEWKWPIDPKGLRISLNILWDRYQKPLFIVENGLGAEDHIEADGSIHDDYRISYLRDHIIEMKKAVEIDGVDLMGYTPWGCIDLVSAGTGEMKKRYGFVYVDMDDEGNGSLTRSRKDSFDWYKKVIESNGEIL